A window of Marinobacter sp. es.042 genomic DNA:
CTGAGCTAGCGAAGCTAAGTCCGGACCGTCCAATCTTCATTCGACCACACCCGGCTGACCTTCGAAGGCATCAGATGATGGAGTCGCTTGCTGGCCAGTTTGGTCTTCATTATTGCCGCCCAGAAAGCGATATCATCGACCAATTGCGGAAGGTGAAAGTCGTTTTTGCTGGGCTGTCCGGGGTGCATGTCGACGGCATTATGGCTGGCAGAAAAGCAGTTACTTTGGAAGAGTGGTATGAAGGTGATTACTATGGCCTCAAGAGGGCAGGGCTTCTGTCAGTGGTTGGGAGTATTTCTGATTTGACTGAAATGTTGGCTGAAGGGACACCGGAATCAGCCTCAGTTGAGGCTTTAGCAGCGTTGAACTGGCATAAATCAGGCCGTTCCCCGCTTCCCTCATACTCAGCTGCTCGCCTGATTGAAGGTATTGCCCGTGGCGCGGTCACTTTGGAGGAGCAGGTTGTAGAAATCCCTCCCTCCCGGCTGAAGTTTCAAGACGACCTTGGGGTGCACTATGCCTATGAGATTTAGTTCCATGAAAATGGTTGTTAAAGATATTGTAAGCGACATGGATCTTTTCATTCGCTCGTTCCGTTCTCCTGCACAAAGGCAAGCACTTCGAGAGTTGCGTCTAGAAGGTGTTCAGTTGGTCGGTTCCATACTAGATCAGGAAGATTGTTTGCAACTGCGCGATGAAATTGACCGCTACGTTATTGACGGGGGAGTGAAGGTTTGGACTGATGACTTAAACAGCGACAAGCGGATCTATGGGTTCGAATTGGTCTCAGAGTCGTTTTCGAGATTATTTGATGTTGATAAGCTTAGGAGAGTTGGCGAGGCCTACTTGGGAAAAAAAATAGTGTCGTATTTTGCGCTAGCTGCCCGTCTAGATGCAGTGCCGGGAAATATCGGCTCTGGAGGTGGATGGCACCGAGACTCGGCTTTTAGTCATCAGTTTAAAGTAATTGTATATCTGGATAACGTGTCGGAACTCAACGGCCCATTTCAGTATTTGTCCCGCTCACACCTGACTCGCTCAAAGATGAAGGATTTTGGTATATCTGGCTCAGGGGCTACTCGGTTTAAACCTGGCGAAATTGTTCATCTTGAAGATCAGCTCAGAACAGTTACCGGATCTGCTGGTGACGCTCTGTACGTTGATACTCGCGGGGTCCATCGGGGTAAGCCGATTGAACACGGCACTCGATATGCAATCACGTTCTATTTTTGGACAAAAGAGCCTCCCCG
This region includes:
- a CDS encoding phytanoyl-CoA dioxygenase family protein, which translates into the protein MKMVVKDIVSDMDLFIRSFRSPAQRQALRELRLEGVQLVGSILDQEDCLQLRDEIDRYVIDGGVKVWTDDLNSDKRIYGFELVSESFSRLFDVDKLRRVGEAYLGKKIVSYFALAARLDAVPGNIGSGGGWHRDSAFSHQFKVIVYLDNVSELNGPFQYLSRSHLTRSKMKDFGISGSGATRFKPGEIVHLEDQLRTVTGSAGDALYVDTRGVHRGKPIEHGTRYAITFYFWTKEPPRSKFEQYLQAGMSTFN